One window of bacterium genomic DNA carries:
- the flgC gene encoding flagellar basal body rod protein FlgC, with translation MSFFDILNIGSSGLAAQRIRQEVISSNIANASTTRTPEGGPYVRKDVIFRTANVTSEFGEMLSSLTDDGLRGVKVAEIRQDDRPPERRFEPNHPDADTDGYVSYPNINIIAEMVNMVEATRSYEANLAVMNATKLMALRAIDLGT, from the coding sequence ACATCGGTAGCTCCGGGCTGGCGGCTCAGCGAATTAGGCAGGAGGTGATCTCCTCGAACATCGCGAACGCCTCGACCACTCGGACGCCGGAGGGTGGGCCTTACGTGCGGAAGGACGTTATCTTCAGGACGGCAAACGTAACGTCGGAGTTCGGAGAGATGCTCTCCTCGCTCACAGACGACGGTCTTCGCGGCGTGAAGGTGGCCGAGATACGTCAGGATGACCGGCCGCCTGAGAGGCGCTTTGAGCCGAATCATCCTGACGCCGATACAGACGGTTACGTTAGCTATCCCAACATCAACATCATAGCTGAGATGGTCAACATGGTTGAGGCAACGAGGTCCTACGAGGCGAACTTGGCGGTGATGAACGCTACGAAGTTGATGGCGCTGCGCGCGATAGACCTGGGCACATAA